In Kordiimonas pumila, a single genomic region encodes these proteins:
- a CDS encoding energy transducer TonB: MFRTSFISTLVAASFALLPLGTAQATDTMTEWSAKVRNEIVENNYYPQSAINRGIEGKVKVRFEVSGSGLVKGVQITETSGSDILDAEAMRLALRVAKLPSLPEGLNQHSFVVPITFKLAEASKQGEKTKAVAENMDLKIRLG; this comes from the coding sequence ATGTTTCGCACTTCTTTCATCTCAACTCTTGTTGCCGCTAGTTTTGCCCTGCTACCACTTGGCACTGCACAAGCAACTGATACCATGACAGAATGGTCTGCCAAGGTTCGTAATGAAATCGTTGAAAATAATTATTACCCACAATCAGCTATCAACCGCGGGATTGAGGGCAAAGTAAAGGTTCGCTTTGAAGTTTCAGGTAGCGGCCTTGTAAAGGGTGTTCAGATTACAGAAACATCTGGCAGTGACATCTTGGATGCAGAGGCGATGCGCCTTGCGCTGCGCGTTGCAAAGCTGCCTTCGTTGCCAGAAGGGCTTAATCAGCATTCATTTGTTGTGCCGATCACTTTCAAACTGGCAGAAGCAAGCAAACAGGGCGAAAAAACAAAAGCTGTTGCTGAAAACATGGATTTAAAAATCCGTCTTGGCTAA
- a CDS encoding (2Fe-2S)-binding protein, which yields MEFRVNGRTVSYDGEGDMPLLWYIRDIEGMTGTKFGCGAGLCGACTVHVDGFAVRSCQTFMEDIEGLDVTTIEGLADKDKLHALQQAWVDNNVPQCGYCQSGQLMQAASLLAENPTPTDEEIDTAMEGNICRCGTYQRIKNAIRQVAGGAA from the coding sequence ATGGAATTCAGAGTGAATGGCCGGACCGTATCGTATGATGGGGAAGGCGATATGCCTCTTCTTTGGTACATACGCGACATTGAGGGTATGACGGGAACAAAGTTTGGTTGCGGCGCTGGTCTGTGCGGGGCTTGCACGGTTCATGTGGACGGCTTTGCTGTAAGATCGTGCCAGACATTTATGGAAGACATTGAAGGTCTTGATGTGACGACCATTGAAGGTCTTGCTGATAAAGATAAATTGCATGCTTTACAGCAGGCATGGGTCGATAATAACGTGCCGCAGTGTGGGTACTGTCAATCAGGTCAACTTATGCAGGCGGCTTCACTACTTGCCGAAAACCCAACGCCAACAGACGAAGAAATAGACACTGCGATGGAAGGTAATATTTGTCGCTGTGGTACCTATCAGCGTATTAAAAATGCCATTCGTCAAGTAGCAGGAGGGGCAGCATGA
- a CDS encoding PH domain-containing protein, producing the protein MSSTPFENSTMPEASLNPCSDLLFEKLDPGYKTSLLIPWVFICGIAGLTSSTAVFFASGIIIFLDYLWAFPAFVAFIATGFIVTPVIAGARGVALREHDIHFRSGVIWQKVISLPFNRIQHVEMESGPLERMLKLTTLKIYTAGGGSTDMSIPGLSFGRASKLRSYILQKAGIADSTGAVDD; encoded by the coding sequence ATGAGCAGCACACCATTTGAAAACAGCACCATGCCTGAGGCCAGCCTTAACCCTTGTAGCGACCTGCTTTTTGAAAAGCTCGATCCCGGATATAAAACCAGCCTCCTTATCCCTTGGGTGTTTATCTGCGGTATTGCCGGGTTAACAAGCTCTACTGCTGTGTTTTTCGCGAGCGGTATTATTATATTTCTGGACTACCTATGGGCATTCCCTGCCTTTGTAGCGTTTATAGCAACAGGCTTTATAGTGACGCCCGTTATTGCTGGCGCACGCGGGGTAGCCCTCCGCGAGCACGACATTCATTTCCGTTCTGGTGTTATATGGCAAAAAGTTATTTCGCTTCCCTTTAACCGCATTCAGCATGTGGAAATGGAAAGTGGCCCGCTTGAGCGAATGCTGAAACTTACGACCCTTAAAATATATACCGCAGGCGGCGGTAGCACTGATATGAGCATTCCCGGCCTGTCATTTGGCAGGGCCTCAAAACTGCGCAGTTATATTTTGCAAAAAGCCGGCATTGCAGACAGCACAGGCGCGGTAGATGACTGA
- a CDS encoding xanthine dehydrogenase family protein molybdopterin-binding subunit, which produces MNTSISNVSRRDVVKGLGVGTGLVLALPLVSKNLFAAMKGHPREFGSAYLTIGLDGTVHIYIHRVEMGQGSRTGLPQVIADELEADWDRLVFEAAYGDKKFGDQNTDGSTSIRMFYDTFRRAGAAARLMLEQAAAAKWGVALGDVTAQKHRIINNLTGQSEDFSVFVDAASKLPVPDSSKVTLKAPKDHAYIGKPKRNIYMNDFVTGSSVFGQDVKRDNMLFAVAARPPVVGGKLKAYNRDAAMAIKGVVDVVELPSLEFPAMFKPLGGVAVVATNTWSAIKGRTALAATFEGGPNAGYDSVEYEKTLWQAIDGVGTTHLQRGDAEDVIASSKKVYQADYYVPHLSHAPMEPPAATAEWQGENLSMWVCCQDPQSVQETVAPFFNKKPEEIYVEATLLGGAFGRKSKPDFAVEAAVLAKKAGRPVKMVWTREDDIQHGYYHTVSAQRAEAAVGADGKVTAWKHKAAYPPILSTFKEGASGPQGNELGMGLIDMPFEIPNLQVDSGAAEAHVRIGWLRSVCNIQQAFAVGSFVDEIAQGEGQNTADLWLEMIGSDRHVNPADDGAEFHNYHMSLDEMPYDTARLKSVLRKAVEMSGYGKDMPKGKGIGISVHRSFVTYVACAVEVEVLENGTIKVPKAWIAVDCGTAVNPDRVKAQMEGAVLFGMSIALHSEITAEAGQIMQSNFDSYQVCRMSESPDVDVYIMESNAAPGGVGEPGVPPVAPALTNAIFAATGKRIRRLPIKDQLMA; this is translated from the coding sequence ATGAATACCTCCATAAGCAATGTGTCCCGCAGGGATGTTGTAAAAGGTTTAGGTGTTGGTACGGGCCTTGTTCTTGCGCTGCCTTTAGTAAGTAAAAACCTTTTTGCGGCCATGAAAGGCCACCCCCGTGAATTTGGCTCAGCGTACCTGACAATTGGCCTTGATGGTACAGTGCATATTTATATTCACCGTGTTGAAATGGGGCAAGGCAGCCGCACCGGGCTGCCGCAAGTTATTGCTGACGAACTGGAAGCAGATTGGGACAGGCTGGTTTTTGAAGCCGCTTACGGCGATAAAAAATTTGGTGACCAGAATACCGATGGTTCAACCTCAATTCGTATGTTCTACGATACATTTCGCCGTGCTGGTGCTGCGGCCCGCTTGATGCTAGAGCAAGCAGCCGCAGCAAAATGGGGTGTTGCATTGGGCGATGTTACCGCCCAAAAGCATCGGATTATAAATAACCTAACAGGCCAGTCAGAAGATTTCTCAGTGTTTGTGGATGCTGCATCAAAACTGCCCGTGCCTGATAGCAGCAAGGTTACATTAAAAGCTCCCAAAGACCATGCCTATATAGGCAAGCCCAAACGCAATATTTATATGAATGACTTTGTAACGGGCAGCAGCGTTTTTGGTCAGGATGTAAAGCGTGACAATATGCTGTTTGCGGTTGCTGCGCGTCCTCCTGTTGTTGGTGGTAAGTTAAAGGCCTATAACCGTGATGCCGCAATGGCCATTAAGGGTGTTGTTGATGTGGTGGAACTGCCTAGCCTTGAATTTCCGGCTATGTTCAAGCCGCTTGGCGGTGTTGCCGTTGTTGCAACAAACACATGGTCTGCCATCAAGGGCCGCACGGCATTAGCGGCAACATTTGAAGGTGGGCCGAATGCAGGGTACGATTCTGTTGAGTATGAAAAAACTTTATGGCAGGCGATCGACGGTGTTGGCACAACGCATTTGCAGCGGGGCGATGCGGAAGATGTAATTGCATCGTCAAAAAAGGTGTATCAGGCAGACTATTACGTACCGCATTTAAGCCATGCACCCATGGAACCTCCTGCCGCGACAGCGGAATGGCAGGGCGAAAACCTGAGCATGTGGGTATGCTGTCAGGATCCGCAATCAGTTCAGGAAACTGTGGCGCCGTTTTTTAATAAAAAGCCTGAAGAAATATATGTTGAGGCAACGCTTCTCGGCGGCGCCTTTGGGCGTAAGTCAAAGCCTGATTTTGCTGTTGAAGCTGCGGTTCTCGCAAAAAAAGCTGGTCGCCCTGTTAAAATGGTGTGGACACGGGAAGACGATATTCAGCATGGCTACTATCATACGGTATCTGCCCAGCGTGCAGAGGCGGCGGTTGGCGCAGATGGTAAAGTAACGGCTTGGAAACACAAAGCAGCCTATCCGCCAATATTGTCGACCTTTAAAGAAGGTGCGTCTGGCCCGCAAGGAAATGAGCTTGGCATGGGGCTTATAGATATGCCCTTTGAAATCCCGAATTTGCAGGTTGATTCAGGGGCAGCCGAGGCTCATGTGCGTATTGGTTGGCTACGGTCTGTTTGTAATATTCAGCAAGCTTTTGCTGTTGGTTCCTTTGTTGACGAGATAGCGCAAGGTGAGGGGCAAAATACCGCAGACCTATGGCTTGAGATGATTGGCAGCGACAGGCACGTTAACCCAGCAGATGACGGTGCTGAGTTTCATAACTATCATATGTCGCTAGATGAAATGCCCTATGATACCGCCCGGTTGAAATCGGTCCTCAGAAAAGCTGTGGAAATGTCCGGCTACGGCAAGGACATGCCAAAAGGTAAGGGTATTGGCATTAGCGTGCATCGTAGTTTTGTTACTTATGTAGCCTGTGCGGTTGAAGTAGAGGTATTGGAGAATGGCACCATTAAGGTACCAAAAGCATGGATTGCAGTAGACTGCGGTACGGCGGTGAACCCAGACAGGGTGAAAGCGCAGATGGAGGGCGCGGTGCTGTTTGGTATGTCGATCGCGCTTCACAGCGAAATTACAGCCGAAGCCGGGCAGATTATGCAAAGTAACTTCGACAGCTATCAGGTGTGCAGAATGAGCGAAAGCCCTGATGTTGACGTATATATCATGGAAAGTAATGCTGCCCCCGGCGGTGTGGGTGAACCGGGTGTACCGCCTGTGGCTCCTGCTCTCACAAATGCTATTTTTGCGGCAACAGGTAAGCGCATTCGTAGGCTACCCATTAAAGATCAATTAATGGCCTGA
- a CDS encoding ATP-binding protein: MKLHWSDRISFKLAWTAVLIAFVVGLVLSAGQVYLDYLEEDGILNQKVDKSLEVAENAATRAVLILDSDYAAEVVSGLLAYPYIAEAAILDDHGSVLAGNVKNTATEKGGGLDFARLIIDDISIHSRELELPETMAERPGTLRVVVDRAVGLEPFFARAITTFMSGLVRNLLLVMLLYFAFHQGLTKPLTQIVDKIASINPEHPHEQRIIVNKRHKKDELGLLATQMNLSFDAIQVLLDNLRSTNKALSASEETLRKRSWELEQEIERTKKTSVELIITKEQAEAANRAKSVFLANVSHELRTPLNAIIGFSSIMSDQMFGPISNNKYREYIDDIRSSSQHLSDVLGEVLDLAKIEAGQFKMEEETVDLEKLIVESQALVNGQAAQKGFSIELDLKEGLPKIKGDRLRMKQSVLNLLSNAVKFTPGGGSNVSVKAWQTPEKEMAIRVSDHGIGIPESDQDLIFTPFMRAASALSRSHEGTGLGLSIVKVFVDMHEGRIELESEVDKGTTFTLYLPASRVIQTVDA, translated from the coding sequence GTGAAGCTACATTGGTCTGATCGAATTTCTTTCAAGTTAGCTTGGACAGCCGTATTAATTGCGTTTGTTGTGGGTCTCGTTTTATCTGCCGGGCAAGTTTATCTTGATTATCTTGAAGAAGATGGAATCCTTAACCAGAAGGTAGATAAAAGCCTTGAGGTAGCAGAAAATGCCGCTACCCGCGCTGTTCTTATTCTTGATTCAGATTATGCTGCTGAGGTTGTTTCGGGCTTGTTAGCGTACCCTTATATAGCAGAAGCGGCCATTCTTGATGATCATGGTTCTGTGCTGGCGGGCAATGTTAAAAACACGGCGACGGAAAAAGGTGGCGGGCTGGATTTTGCACGGCTGATTATTGATGATATTTCCATCCATAGCCGCGAGCTGGAACTTCCTGAAACAATGGCAGAGCGCCCGGGCACGTTGCGAGTTGTTGTTGACCGGGCTGTTGGACTGGAACCCTTTTTTGCGCGGGCAATTACCACTTTTATGTCTGGTCTTGTACGTAACCTGCTACTTGTCATGCTGCTGTATTTTGCGTTTCATCAAGGCTTGACAAAACCGCTCACGCAGATTGTTGACAAGATTGCGAGCATTAACCCAGAGCACCCGCATGAACAGCGTATCATCGTCAATAAACGTCATAAAAAAGATGAGTTGGGCTTGTTGGCGACGCAGATGAACCTATCGTTTGATGCTATTCAGGTCCTGCTTGATAATCTCAGATCGACAAATAAAGCACTTTCAGCCTCAGAGGAAACTCTTAGAAAGCGGTCTTGGGAATTAGAGCAGGAAATTGAACGCACTAAAAAAACCTCTGTTGAGCTTATCATCACCAAAGAGCAGGCCGAGGCAGCAAACCGAGCGAAAAGTGTGTTTCTGGCAAATGTTAGCCATGAACTTAGAACCCCGCTTAATGCGATTATTGGTTTTTCCAGTATTATGTCAGACCAGATGTTTGGCCCGATTAGCAATAATAAATACCGCGAGTATATTGATGATATTCGCTCTTCCAGCCAACATCTTTCAGATGTTCTGGGTGAGGTGCTTGACCTTGCAAAAATTGAAGCTGGTCAGTTTAAAATGGAAGAAGAAACCGTTGATCTCGAAAAGCTTATTGTTGAAAGCCAAGCCCTTGTCAATGGTCAGGCCGCGCAAAAAGGCTTTAGTATTGAGCTTGACCTTAAAGAAGGTTTGCCCAAAATTAAGGGTGACCGTCTGCGCATGAAGCAATCGGTTCTAAACCTGCTTTCCAATGCAGTTAAATTCACTCCCGGTGGCGGTTCCAATGTTAGTGTCAAAGCGTGGCAAACTCCTGAAAAAGAAATGGCCATACGTGTAAGTGATCATGGCATTGGGATCCCTGAATCTGATCAGGATCTGATTTTCACACCGTTCATGCGGGCAGCATCTGCACTTAGCCGCAGCCACGAGGGAACGGGCTTGGGGCTTTCAATAGTGAAGGTGTTTGTAGATATGCATGAAGGCCGTATTGAGCTTGAAAGTGAAGTAGATAAAGGAACAACCTTTACCCTGTATCTACCGGCATCACGGGTTATTCAAACAGTAGACGCTTAG
- a CDS encoding energy transducer TonB, whose amino-acid sequence MFPTSIKKTLLGTALLSGLFLATPLASAQASDTYDAWAAKVRSKIASQQSYPQIALDKKLQGQVLLLVQMTAKGQLKGATIIETSGHELLDMAALKQVINLKSLPAVPEGLEFDSLLVPVSFTL is encoded by the coding sequence ATGTTCCCCACTTCTATCAAAAAAACACTCCTCGGAACTGCCCTATTATCAGGACTTTTCCTTGCCACCCCTTTGGCTTCTGCTCAAGCGTCTGACACCTATGATGCATGGGCTGCTAAAGTTCGCTCCAAAATCGCGTCGCAGCAATCCTATCCCCAGATTGCACTCGACAAGAAATTACAAGGTCAGGTTCTGTTACTTGTGCAGATGACGGCAAAAGGCCAACTCAAAGGTGCAACAATTATTGAAACATCTGGTCATGAATTGCTGGATATGGCAGCGTTGAAACAGGTTATTAACCTGAAAAGCCTGCCTGCTGTGCCAGAAGGACTGGAGTTTGACTCTCTCTTGGTGCCTGTATCTTTTACACTTTAA
- a CDS encoding VOC family protein — translation MKYLHTMVRVTDLDASLDFYCNKLGLVELSRKEVPQGKFTLIFLAAPGDEAAQVELTYNWEPEKYDSGRNFGHLAYEVDNIYKTCKALQDKGVIINRPPRDGKMAFVRSPDNISIELLQKGEALEKAEPWVSMENTGTW, via the coding sequence ATGAAATATCTCCATACCATGGTGCGTGTTACAGACCTAGACGCATCGCTTGATTTTTACTGTAATAAGCTCGGTTTGGTTGAACTCAGCCGCAAAGAGGTGCCGCAAGGCAAATTTACGCTTATTTTTTTAGCAGCCCCCGGTGATGAAGCTGCCCAGGTTGAACTTACCTATAACTGGGAGCCAGAGAAATATGATAGTGGGCGCAATTTTGGCCACCTTGCTTATGAAGTGGATAATATTTACAAAACCTGTAAGGCCTTGCAGGATAAGGGTGTAATTATCAACCGCCCACCCCGCGATGGTAAGATGGCATTTGTTCGTAGCCCAGATAATATTTCTATAGAATTACTGCAAAAAGGCGAGGCTTTAGAGAAAGCGGAACCTTGGGTGTCGATGGAAAATACAGGTACATGGTAG
- a CDS encoding energy transducer TonB, protein MRRHIILACAAVCTLVSLQPAFSAPQEGLNNWAAQVQKEIASNKHYPARAIKNGIEGKVMVRVTVMKTGQIKSVQMVSASGNHLLDSEAMRLAATLTGLPSLPEGLQEHTFELPISFILQGDKETKNNI, encoded by the coding sequence ATGCGCCGCCACATCATATTAGCATGCGCTGCAGTTTGCACCCTTGTCTCACTTCAACCTGCATTTTCTGCGCCCCAAGAGGGTCTAAACAACTGGGCCGCACAGGTTCAAAAGGAAATTGCCAGTAACAAGCATTATCCTGCACGTGCTATTAAGAATGGCATAGAGGGTAAAGTTATGGTGCGCGTTACTGTCATGAAAACCGGGCAGATCAAAAGTGTTCAAATGGTATCCGCCTCTGGGAACCATCTATTAGATTCAGAAGCTATGAGGCTTGCTGCCACCTTGACAGGCTTACCTTCCTTACCTGAGGGTTTGCAAGAGCATACATTTGAACTTCCTATTTCCTTTATATTACAAGGAGATAAAGAAACAAAAAACAACATCTAA
- a CDS encoding GNAT family N-acetyltransferase, whose product MSSFRFEEAQPKDIDVIFQLVKELADHEGRPNAVTATPQALAALLFGDAAIAKSFVGYGNDKPVAYALVCKMFSSFRAKPILYIEDVLVTKTVQGSGYGRFMMAHLADYALKTGCCAMEWSALTTNGEAEAFYQRLGAEKENGRLHFDMGLDSLKLLAEQRGG is encoded by the coding sequence GTGAGTTCATTCCGATTTGAGGAAGCACAACCAAAAGATATAGATGTTATATTTCAACTTGTTAAAGAACTGGCGGACCATGAGGGGCGGCCAAATGCCGTGACAGCAACGCCACAAGCTTTGGCAGCCCTGCTTTTTGGTGATGCGGCTATTGCAAAAAGCTTTGTCGGATACGGTAATGATAAGCCTGTTGCCTATGCACTGGTGTGTAAAATGTTTTCGAGTTTTAGGGCTAAGCCGATTTTATACATTGAAGATGTTTTGGTAACAAAGACAGTACAGGGTTCTGGTTATGGGCGCTTTATGATGGCACATCTTGCTGACTATGCCCTGAAAACCGGTTGCTGTGCTATGGAATGGTCCGCCCTGACTACTAATGGCGAAGCCGAAGCATTTTATCAGCGCTTGGGCGCAGAGAAAGAGAATGGCAGATTGCACTTCGATATGGGGCTGGATAGCCTTAAACTGCTGGCTGAGCAGCGCGGTGGATGA
- a CDS encoding GAF domain-containing protein, giving the protein MNRKEKTDIYKPLLMAVETLLEGEPNTTAKMATVSCMLSEAFGDRFFWTGFYCVDPARETELVVGPYQGTLGCLRIAFGRGVCGTAAASGLTQIVDDVHAISNHITCDSRSNSEIVVPVWNADKKLIAVLDIDSTLYAAFDETDKLFLEDMVTKIFK; this is encoded by the coding sequence ATGAACCGGAAAGAAAAAACAGATATTTATAAACCCTTGCTAATGGCGGTTGAAACGCTCCTGGAGGGTGAACCAAATACAACAGCAAAAATGGCGACGGTAAGCTGCATGCTTTCTGAGGCCTTTGGTGACAGGTTTTTCTGGACAGGGTTTTACTGCGTAGACCCCGCGCGCGAGACTGAACTGGTTGTTGGGCCTTATCAGGGTACATTAGGATGCCTGCGTATAGCTTTTGGGCGCGGCGTATGCGGTACGGCTGCGGCTAGTGGGCTAACGCAGATTGTGGATGATGTGCATGCCATTTCTAACCATATCACCTGCGATAGCCGCAGTAATTCTGAAATTGTTGTTCCCGTGTGGAATGCAGACAAAAAACTTATTGCCGTGCTTGATATTGATTCAACACTTTATGCGGCATTTGACGAGACGGATAAATTGTTTCTGGAAGACATGGTAACTAAAATATTCAAATGA
- the yaaA gene encoding peroxide stress protein YaaA, giving the protein MLIVLSPAKKLDFESENLRADNSIPALMTETKTLIKQAKTLKVEDLKAMMGISDNLAELNVARFKAFKTPFTPANARPALDAFKGDVYVGLNAETLDDEARSFANNHIRILSGLYGVLRPLDLMQAYRLEMGVKFASERGATLYSFWGDRISKELNKAFSGGEDPVLINLASGEYFKAVDKKALKARIVTPVFQEVRDDKARVISFLAKKARGMMARYTVDNRITDPEKLKDFSIDGYKYQADKSTKDEWVFQRPQP; this is encoded by the coding sequence ATGCTGATTGTTCTGTCGCCAGCAAAAAAACTAGATTTTGAAAGTGAAAATTTGCGCGCTGATAACAGCATACCTGCCTTAATGACTGAAACCAAAACGCTTATCAAGCAGGCCAAAACGCTTAAGGTTGAAGACCTGAAAGCAATGATGGGTATTTCAGATAATTTGGCAGAGCTGAATGTTGCCCGCTTCAAGGCTTTTAAAACGCCCTTTACACCAGCAAATGCCCGGCCTGCACTTGATGCCTTTAAGGGTGATGTATATGTAGGGTTAAATGCAGAAACGCTTGATGATGAAGCCCGGTCTTTTGCAAATAACCACATCAGAATTTTATCAGGTCTGTACGGCGTTTTAAGGCCCCTGGATTTAATGCAGGCTTACCGTCTGGAGATGGGCGTAAAGTTTGCCTCAGAGCGAGGGGCTACTCTGTATAGCTTTTGGGGGGACAGAATTTCGAAAGAATTGAATAAAGCCTTCTCAGGAGGGGAGGACCCAGTACTGATTAATCTTGCCTCGGGCGAGTATTTTAAAGCTGTTGATAAGAAGGCGCTAAAAGCACGGATTGTAACACCTGTGTTTCAGGAAGTGCGTGATGATAAGGCTAGGGTTATTTCGTTTTTGGCAAAAAAAGCACGGGGAATGATGGCGCGTTATACTGTCGATAACCGCATTACAGACCCTGAGAAATTAAAAGATTTTTCTATTGATGGTTACAAATATCAGGCTGATAAAAGCACAAAGGATGAATGGGTTTTCCAGCGGCCTCAGCCTTAA
- a CDS encoding PH domain-containing protein: MTEPQQPKTIKDLQTDKWHQLSPIAILHFAIKFLFQSFQQGLQSLLPALAVAVTFLHNQLFLVIVLLLVLGLLLTAAAFMGYLKFRYRLSSDSVLIQRGVLTRKRLSISFDRIQNITIREPIYFRPFGLVALSIESAGSSAEEVSLAGIEKQLAEEIRRLVLRAKTTAPDKAHFRHTNGTNSDQNGTECKDVPTPVPTEAKTLLRQPISELIRYGLSNNNIWIFASLIIAAIAQVNWKDYAFTDTVAATIIDMTGGDKLIIGLLFSTGIITFILSLMMISAIGAIVLYYDYHLTSDKRQLHQSKGLFERQETSLSKSKIQCLRLNKPWPARLFNRHHITIKQIGFNEKSAAANTKKAFIIPSCPDAFTKQLSEELYPSFNWNVAQLQSISSYYTRRIVVWFIVPLSLITALCLSFSVGNDGMLALLAPFFAWPIIARRTSMYGYYTDTQHALIRTGFIGHKLTVFPLYKAQVVEVKQSPGQRRKQLATLTIKLAGTTLKLPYIPMEDAKSWRDTILYCVETSKKPWM, encoded by the coding sequence ATGACTGAACCGCAGCAACCCAAAACCATAAAGGACCTGCAAACCGATAAATGGCACCAGCTATCACCCATCGCCATTTTGCACTTTGCCATAAAATTTCTGTTCCAGAGCTTTCAGCAAGGATTGCAAAGCCTGCTACCGGCGCTCGCGGTAGCTGTCACTTTTCTGCATAATCAACTATTTCTCGTTATAGTACTGCTGCTGGTACTTGGCCTGTTACTTACCGCTGCGGCCTTTATGGGATATTTAAAGTTTCGCTACCGGCTAAGCAGCGACAGTGTCCTTATCCAGCGCGGGGTGCTGACACGCAAGCGGCTTTCTATCAGCTTTGATCGCATCCAGAATATTACTATCAGAGAGCCGATCTATTTTCGGCCTTTCGGGCTGGTTGCCCTCTCCATTGAAAGTGCGGGATCCTCCGCCGAGGAAGTGAGCCTCGCGGGCATAGAAAAACAGCTTGCAGAAGAAATTCGGCGTTTGGTTCTGCGTGCTAAAACCACAGCGCCAGACAAGGCACATTTCAGGCACACTAATGGCACAAATTCCGACCAAAATGGCACAGAGTGCAAAGATGTGCCAACGCCTGTGCCAACGGAGGCTAAAACCCTGCTACGCCAACCTATTAGCGAGCTGATACGCTATGGCCTTTCAAATAATAACATCTGGATTTTTGCAAGCTTAATCATCGCCGCAATCGCCCAAGTCAACTGGAAAGACTATGCTTTCACCGATACTGTAGCAGCCACGATTATAGACATGACCGGTGGTGACAAGCTGATTATAGGGCTATTATTTTCTACAGGTATCATCACTTTTATCCTCAGCCTGATGATGATCTCTGCCATTGGCGCTATTGTACTTTATTATGATTACCACTTAACAAGTGATAAACGCCAACTGCACCAAAGCAAGGGCTTGTTTGAACGGCAGGAAACCAGTTTATCAAAAAGCAAAATACAGTGCCTCAGGCTCAATAAACCATGGCCAGCAAGGCTTTTTAACCGGCACCATATCACTATAAAACAGATTGGATTCAATGAAAAATCGGCGGCAGCCAACACGAAAAAGGCCTTTATCATTCCCAGCTGCCCTGACGCATTTACCAAACAGCTGTCAGAAGAACTATACCCTTCCTTTAACTGGAACGTTGCACAGCTTCAGTCTATCAGTTCGTATTATACACGCAGGATTGTCGTCTGGTTCATTGTCCCGCTTTCCTTGATCACTGCGCTTTGCCTAAGCTTCTCGGTCGGCAATGATGGCATGCTAGCGCTCTTAGCGCCGTTTTTCGCTTGGCCTATAATAGCCCGCAGAACAAGTATGTACGGATATTACACCGATACCCAACACGCCCTGATACGCACAGGGTTCATTGGTCACAAACTTACAGTATTCCCACTATATAAGGCGCAGGTTGTTGAGGTAAAACAATCACCCGGCCAGCGCCGCAAACAGTTAGCCACACTTACCATCAAACTGGCAGGAACAACGCTCAAGCTACCTTATATTCCCATGGAAGATGCAAAAAGCTGGCGCGATACTATTTTATACTGCGTTGAAACCAGCAAGAAACCCTGGATGTAA